A portion of the Bactrocera neohumeralis isolate Rockhampton chromosome 2, APGP_CSIRO_Bneo_wtdbg2-racon-allhic-juicebox.fasta_v2, whole genome shotgun sequence genome contains these proteins:
- the LOC126751229 gene encoding uncharacterized protein LOC126751229 isoform X2: protein MPYESMHHHQSSAPNGMLDSLSLQLRDAEMRRTEIERAHQETLAQIRNMSSSSRPDTEAVENLQSRARELEKKVALENVRCEELQIELTSALKAKAARSGGSDRGNYGGISASSANASSAAAISGTSSTVTWAPTISHQDQGSEIDIIMAKIEQDNRVLAELEQPRTSAKGMSSMPTSSILNNTNSEFQTISKNELEEELNRYKRAVLGGTSGTAVGSSALTSSYGTAATTGAGGLPSSLTSTLPNGASAMSAALVGSGGSGGVGVGVSAGGGSSVGSGGGSGGSGPGGGGGGGGVMGLSSISALVPNSIGGISSSLSSHAIQSMNTAASAYGAGPTSVEKLLSGTSGIAGGIPPLPVNIHTMKSMPSALSQSTTMPILSLNAHNIPTGTSSYSALGLSGAGTVGVPSLGSSLTHPALGNMLDTSTLLGTTGLSGLSGVGGASSLYGLGAGPGIGGLSGITSGLPNSYVPPFIDVGSSTSYPYSSAALRTATKMKMLDEIDIPLTRYGNRSSPCSPIPPSTWGLDEFTDGLSASMLHNRGNLALGALDLETRNHNLNGVSEPQVDMLDIPGKGRCCVFIARFPYDPPEEAEGELSLCAGDYLLVWTSGEPQGGYLDAELLDGRRGLVPASFVQRLIGDDLLEFHQAVLSTLRDAEDGSMQCDTTSLPSLPPHNPLLTHTQEDLARLSETHTDLEHDQDDISDNVPAPKHLTLERQLNKSVLIGWSPPEPVGYNLIDSYHVYVDGVLKVTVKANERTRALIEGVDSNRPHRISVRSVTQNRQTSRDAACTMIIGRDTSHLGPSAVRASHITCSSAVISWLPANSNHQHVVCVNNVEVRTVKPGVYRHTITGLAPSTQYRVTVRAKHLRAAGGQPTPGRPQEEAPGAYADFRTLTKGLPDPPQDIQLEAGPQDGTILVTWQPVNRPTSSGPVTGYAVYADGKKVTDINSPTGDHALIDIGKLGVFNPRAVTIRTKSRDAQSADSAPILIPNTVRSAVGRRGPQQMGMGPQQMQPGTHGMPGQMNMPGQPLQQQQHMMGQDPNQYDPNQQMQHGQQQQTGQQQGQPGQQPDGSHGLLGGLLGGLFSKPTTQSQVNQNVNGYQPGTGQRPMMQGRPPGPQMMGGQQPGQQPYGPQGQMGAQQRFPGQRGPAPGQMQGQMPGQLQGQMQGQGQMPGQMQGQIAGQMQGQMPIQMQGQMAGQMQGAMGPRGPLNPQQQMQQQQQQHQQQQQQQGQMGMGPGQQPLNQQQQQLAAQKKPRYFVAMFDYDPSTMSPNPDGCDEELPFQEGDTIKVYGDKDADGFYWGELRGRRGYVPHNMVTEVDDGTGGMGPMPGGPPQPGGPGQVMPGQGGPQQSMRNVSRDRWGDIYANMPVKRMIALYDYDPQELSPNVDAEQVELSFKTGEVILVYGDMDEDGFYMGELDGIRGLVPSNFLAEAPDQYNNQMGPAGRGGLSQRGRGQGPGARGPPPPPRDNMMPGMTGQRGSIGKNARPASPTLLDNTGLPAPDHQTQGMIGRGGNVGMQQQLQQQQPYGQQQAQQQQQQMGMGQMGQQQQGMMGQQQQQPMGGQMGQMNAMGQMGQMTPQQQQQQQQQQQQQQQQQQQQQMGMGGQMGQMGQMGAMGQQQQPGMMGGQQQMGMGGMAGQQQQQPPVTTQSSGGLFSGATSLLSGATSAATGGLFGSKQPPKQDPMQPPVGAQPMQPGQQQPPPQGQQPPPQGQGPGAGLLGGLKGIAAAAPGGDVLSKGKDLFGKFGFGFGK from the exons ATGCCGTACGAGTCCATGCACCATCATCAGTCATCAGCGCCCAACGGCATGTTGGACTCATTGAGTTTGCAGCTCCGCGATGCGGAGATGCGCCGCACTGAAATTGAGCGCGCACACCAG GAAACGTTGGCACAAATACGCAATATGTCGAGCAGCAGTCGCCCGGACACAGAAGCTGTAGAGAATCTGCAATCGCGCGCGCGTGAACTTGAGAAAAAA GTCGCTTTGGAAAATGTACGCTGCGAGGAATTGCAAATTGAATTAACGTCCGCATTGAAGGCGAAGGCTGCGCGTTCAGGCGGTAGCGACCGAGGCAACTATGGCGGCATTTCAGCATCAAGCGCAAATGCTTCTTCAGCGGCCGCCATATCGGGCACAAGTTCCACTGTCACGTGGGCACCGACAATCAGTCATCAGGACCAAGGCTCTGAAATTGATATCATTATGGCGAAAATTGAACAG GATAATCGCGTATTGGCCGAGCTGGAGCAGCCCCGTACATCGGCCAAGGGCATGTCTTCGATGCCAACAAGTTCCATATTGAATAACACTAATAGCGAATTTCAAACCATATCAAAAAACG AATTAGAAGAAGAGTTGAACCGTTATAAGCGAGCAG TGTTGGGCGGCACAAGCGGCACCGCCGTCGGTAGTTCGGCGCTCACCAGCAGCTATGGTACCGCAGCCACCACCGGCGCTGGTGGCCTACCATCATCGCTTACCTCCACACTGCCGAATGGCGCTAGCGCCATGTCAGCCGCATTAGTTGGTAGTGGAGGCAGCGGCGGTGTTGGTGTTGGCGTTAGTGCAGGTGGTGGCAGCAGTGTCGGCAGTGGGGGTGGTAGTGGCGGCAGTGGTCCaggcggtggcggcggcggcggtggtgtTATGGGCCTCTCATCTATATCAGCGCTGGTGCCCAACTCCATTGGCGGTATATCGTCGAGTTTGAGCAGTCATGCCATACAATCGATGAATACGGCCGCGTCCGCCTATGGCGCTGGTCCCACGTCCGTTGAGAAACTGCTAAGCGGAACAAGTGGAATCGCTGGCGGCATTCCACCATTGCCGGTAAATATTCATACGATGAAGTCTATGCCATCAGCATTAAGTCag AGCACAACCATGCCCATCTTGTCGTTGAACGCGCATAACATACCGACCGGTACGAGCAGTTACTCGGCACTGGGGCTAAGTGGTGCCGGCACTGTTGGAGTGCCGTCGCTGGGCTCGTCGCTGACACACCCCGCCTTGGGTAATATGCTCGATACGAGTACCCTGCTCGGCACTACTGGTTTGTCGGGTTTGAGCGGAGTGGGGGGCGCTTCTTCGTTGTATGGATTGGGCGCTGGCCCCGGCATTGGTGGTTTGAGTGGAATTACCAGTGGTCTACCTAATTCTTATGTCCCACCCTTCATTGACGTGGGCTCGAGCACCTCATATCCCTACTCGTCGGCTGCATTGCGTACTgctacaaaaatgaaaatgctCGATGAGATTGATATACCGTTGACACGTTATGGAAATCGCAGCTCGCCGTGCTCACCGATACCGCCCAGCACGTGGGGACTCGATGAGTTCACTGATGGTTTGAGTGCTTCAATGTTACATAATCGTGGCAATTTGGCGTTGGGGGCATTGGATTTGGAAA CGCGAAATCATAATTTAAATGGCGTTAGTGAACCACAAGTAGACATGTTGGACATACCGGGCAAGGGACGGTGCTGCGTCTTCATAGCGCGTTTTCCATACGATCCACCAGA GGAAGCTGAAGGTGAATTATCGCTTTGCGCTGGTGATTATTTACTCGTTTGGACGAGCGGCGAACCACAAGGCGGCTATTTAGATGCCGAATTGCTAGATGGTCGGCGAGGTCTAGTGCCTGCCTCGTTTGTGCAACGTTTGATTG GTGATGATCTTTTGGAATTCCATCAAGCAGTACTGTCGACTTTGCGTGACGCCGAGGATGGCTCTATGCAATGTGACACTACTTCGTTGCCCTCGCTGCCACCTCACAACCCTTTGCTCACACACACCCAGGAGGACTTGGCACGCTTGAGTGAGACGCACACAGATTTGGAACACGATCAAGATGACATAAGTGATAATG TTCCAGCACCGAAGCACTTAACGTTGGAGCGCCAGCTAAATAAAAGTGTGCTTATCGGTTGGTCACCACCAGAACCAGTAGGCTATAATCTCATTGACAGCTATCATGTCTATGTGGACGGCGTCCTGAAAGTAACGGTAAAGGCCAATGAGCGGACACGAGCGCTTATAGAGGGCGTAGACTCAAACagg CCACATCGTATCAGCGTGCGTAGTGTTACACAGAATCGACAGACATCACGCGATGCAGCATGTACAATGATTATTGGACGCGACACCTCGCATTTAGGGCCTTCAGCGGTGCGAGCTTCGCACATTACGTGTTCATCGGCGGTCATATCATGGTTACCGGCCAACTCAAATCATCAGCATGTGGTGTGTGTGAATAATGTAGAAGTGCGTACGGTCAAACCGGGTGTCTATCGTCACACCATTACCGGGCTGGCCCCGAGCACACAATATCGAGTCACAGTGCGGGCTAAACACTTGCGAGCAGCGGGTGGTCAACCTACACCAGGACGTCCGCAGGAGGAAGCACCGGGTGCGTATGCTGATTTCCGTACGTTGACTAAGGGCTTGCCCGACCCGCCACAG GATATCCAACTTGAGGCTGGTCCTCAAGATGGTACCATTTTGGTGACATGGCAGCCGGTTAACCGGCCAACATCTTCTGGCCCCGTAACCGGCTATGCTGTGTACGCCGATGGTAAGAAGGTAACAGACATTAACTCACCAACTGGGGATCATGCGCTCATCGATATCGGCAAACTGGGCGTATTTAATCCACGTGCGGTCACCATACGCACCAAATCGCGAGACGCACAATCAGCCGATAGCGCACCCATACTAATACCAA ATACTGTGCGCAGTGCAGTAGGTCGTCGAGGGCCTCAACAAATGGGCATGGGTCCGCAACAAATGCAACCCGGCACCCATGGCATGCCCGGTCAAATGAACATGCCCGGCCAACCGcttcagcagcagcaacatatGATGGGCCAAGATCCGAATCAATATGACCCAAATCAACAAATGCAACacggacaacaacaacaaaccggACAACAACAAGGGCAGCCAGGACAACAG CCTGACGGAAGCCATGGCTTATTAGGTGGGCTGCTCGGTGGCCTCTTCTCAAAACCCACTACTCAGAGTCAAGTGAATCAGAATGTCAAT GGCTATCAGCCGGGCACGGGGCAGCGGCCCATGATGCAGGGGCGACCACCTGGTCCGCAGATGATGGGTGGACAACAACCTGGTCAGCAGCCTTATGGTCCACAGGGGCAAATGGGTGCACAACAACGTTTCCCCGGCCAACGTGGTCCCGCTCCGGGGCAGATGCAAGGACAAATGCCTGGTCAATTGCAGGGGCAGATGCAAGGTCAAGGCCAAATGCCTGGGCAAATGCAGGGTCAAATAGCCGGCCAGATGCAGGGTCAAATGCCCATACAAATGCAAGGTCAAATGGCCGGACAAATGCAAGGTGCTATGGGTCCTCGAGGCCCACTAAatccacaacaacaaatgcagcaacagcaacagcaacatcagcagcagcaacaacagcagggACAGATGGGTATGGGCCCTGGACAACAACCattaaatcaacaacaacaacaattggcgGCACAAAAGAAACCACGTTATTTCGTCGCTATGTTCGACTATGACCCAAGCACAATGAGTCCAAATCCAGATGGATGCGACGAAGAACTGCCATTCCAAGAAGGTGACACAATCAAG GTTTATGGCGACAAAGACGCCGATGGCTTTTATTGGGGTGAACTTCGCGGGCGTCGTGGCTACGTACCGCACAATATGGTAACGGAAGTGGATGATGGTACCGGTGGTATGGGCCCAATGCCGGGCGGACCTCCGCAGCCTGGTGGTCCGGGTCAAGTTATGCCCGGACAGGGTGGGCCCCAACAAAGTATGCGTAATGTAAGTCGGGACCGTTGGGGTGATATCTATGCAAACATGCCGGTGAAACGTATGATCGCGCTGTATGATTATGATCCGCAAGAGCTGAGTCCGAATGTGGACGCGGAA CAGGTGGAATTGAGCTTCAAAACGGGTGAGGTAATACTCGTTTATGGTGATATGGATGAAGATGGTTTCTATATGGGAGAACTGGACGGTATACGTGGTCTTGTGCCGTCAAATTTCCTCGCCGAAGCACCCGATCAGTACAACAATCAAATGGGACCAGCAGGACGTGGTGGCCTAAGTCAACGGGGTAGAGGACAAGGCCCCGGCGCCAGAGGGCCTCCGCCACCGCCCAGAGATAACATGATGCCCGGCATGACTGGGCAACGCGGTTCCATAGGCAAAA ATGCTCGCCCTGCTTCCCCTACACTGTTAGACAACACGGGCCTCCCTGCCCCCGATCACCAAACGCAG GGGATGATCGGTCGCGGTGGTAATGTTGgtatgcaacaacaacttcaacaacaacaaccatatgGTCAGCAACAggcacagcagcagcaacaacaaatgggtATGGGTCAAATGGGGCAACAACAGCAGGGCATGATggggcaacagcaacaacagccgaTGGGTGGACAAATGGGCCAAATGAACGCTATGGGTCAGATGGGGCAGATGAcgccacaacagcaacagcaacagcagcagcagcagcaacaacaacaacagcagcaacagcaacaacaaatgggtATGGGCGGGCAGATGGGACAAATGGGCCAAATGGGTGCGATGGGGCAACAACAGCAGCCCGGCATGATGGGCGGCCAACAACAAATGGGCATGGGCGGTATGGCggggcaacaacaacagcagccgcCCGTAACGACTCAGTCATCTGGTGGTCTATTCTCCGGTGCTACAAGCCTACTCTCAGGTGCTACTTCGGCTGCCACCGGTGGTCTATTTGGTTCGAAACAACCACCGAAACAAGATCCAATGCAACCACCAGTCGGTGCGCAGCCAATGCAGCCAGGCCAACAACAGCCACCGCCGCAAGGACAACAGCCTCCGCCACAGGGTCAGGGACCAGGGGCGGGGCTGTTGGGCGGACTAAAAGGTATTGCAGCGGCGGCGCCCGGTGGGGATGTGCTTTCAAAAGGCAAAGATCTCTTCGGAAAATTCGGATTCGGCTTTGGCAAATAA
- the LOC126751229 gene encoding uncharacterized protein LOC126751229 isoform X1, translating to MPYESMHHHQSSAPNGMLDSLSLQLRDAEMRRTEIERAHQETLAQIRNMSSSSRPDTEAVENLQSRARELEKKVALENVRCEELQIELTSALKAKAARSGGSDRGNYGGISASSANASSAAAISGTSSTVTWAPTISHQDQGSEIDIIMAKIEQDNRVLAELEQPRTSAKGMSSMPTSSILNNTNSEFQTISKNELEEELNRYKRAVLGGTSGTAVGSSALTSSYGTAATTGAGGLPSSLTSTLPNGASAMSAALVGSGGSGGVGVGVSAGGGSSVGSGGGSGGSGPGGGGGGGGVMGLSSISALVPNSIGGISSSLSSHAIQSMNTAASAYGAGPTSVEKLLSGTSGIAGGIPPLPVNIHTMKSMPSALSQRGTIQLYNLQSTTMPILSLNAHNIPTGTSSYSALGLSGAGTVGVPSLGSSLTHPALGNMLDTSTLLGTTGLSGLSGVGGASSLYGLGAGPGIGGLSGITSGLPNSYVPPFIDVGSSTSYPYSSAALRTATKMKMLDEIDIPLTRYGNRSSPCSPIPPSTWGLDEFTDGLSASMLHNRGNLALGALDLETRNHNLNGVSEPQVDMLDIPGKGRCCVFIARFPYDPPEEAEGELSLCAGDYLLVWTSGEPQGGYLDAELLDGRRGLVPASFVQRLIGDDLLEFHQAVLSTLRDAEDGSMQCDTTSLPSLPPHNPLLTHTQEDLARLSETHTDLEHDQDDISDNVPAPKHLTLERQLNKSVLIGWSPPEPVGYNLIDSYHVYVDGVLKVTVKANERTRALIEGVDSNRPHRISVRSVTQNRQTSRDAACTMIIGRDTSHLGPSAVRASHITCSSAVISWLPANSNHQHVVCVNNVEVRTVKPGVYRHTITGLAPSTQYRVTVRAKHLRAAGGQPTPGRPQEEAPGAYADFRTLTKGLPDPPQDIQLEAGPQDGTILVTWQPVNRPTSSGPVTGYAVYADGKKVTDINSPTGDHALIDIGKLGVFNPRAVTIRTKSRDAQSADSAPILIPNTVRSAVGRRGPQQMGMGPQQMQPGTHGMPGQMNMPGQPLQQQQHMMGQDPNQYDPNQQMQHGQQQQTGQQQGQPGQQPDGSHGLLGGLLGGLFSKPTTQSQVNQNVNGYQPGTGQRPMMQGRPPGPQMMGGQQPGQQPYGPQGQMGAQQRFPGQRGPAPGQMQGQMPGQLQGQMQGQGQMPGQMQGQIAGQMQGQMPIQMQGQMAGQMQGAMGPRGPLNPQQQMQQQQQQHQQQQQQQGQMGMGPGQQPLNQQQQQLAAQKKPRYFVAMFDYDPSTMSPNPDGCDEELPFQEGDTIKVYGDKDADGFYWGELRGRRGYVPHNMVTEVDDGTGGMGPMPGGPPQPGGPGQVMPGQGGPQQSMRNVSRDRWGDIYANMPVKRMIALYDYDPQELSPNVDAEQVELSFKTGEVILVYGDMDEDGFYMGELDGIRGLVPSNFLAEAPDQYNNQMGPAGRGGLSQRGRGQGPGARGPPPPPRDNMMPGMTGQRGSIGKNARPASPTLLDNTGLPAPDHQTQGMIGRGGNVGMQQQLQQQQPYGQQQAQQQQQQMGMGQMGQQQQGMMGQQQQQPMGGQMGQMNAMGQMGQMTPQQQQQQQQQQQQQQQQQQQQQMGMGGQMGQMGQMGAMGQQQQPGMMGGQQQMGMGGMAGQQQQQPPVTTQSSGGLFSGATSLLSGATSAATGGLFGSKQPPKQDPMQPPVGAQPMQPGQQQPPPQGQQPPPQGQGPGAGLLGGLKGIAAAAPGGDVLSKGKDLFGKFGFGFGK from the exons ATGCCGTACGAGTCCATGCACCATCATCAGTCATCAGCGCCCAACGGCATGTTGGACTCATTGAGTTTGCAGCTCCGCGATGCGGAGATGCGCCGCACTGAAATTGAGCGCGCACACCAG GAAACGTTGGCACAAATACGCAATATGTCGAGCAGCAGTCGCCCGGACACAGAAGCTGTAGAGAATCTGCAATCGCGCGCGCGTGAACTTGAGAAAAAA GTCGCTTTGGAAAATGTACGCTGCGAGGAATTGCAAATTGAATTAACGTCCGCATTGAAGGCGAAGGCTGCGCGTTCAGGCGGTAGCGACCGAGGCAACTATGGCGGCATTTCAGCATCAAGCGCAAATGCTTCTTCAGCGGCCGCCATATCGGGCACAAGTTCCACTGTCACGTGGGCACCGACAATCAGTCATCAGGACCAAGGCTCTGAAATTGATATCATTATGGCGAAAATTGAACAG GATAATCGCGTATTGGCCGAGCTGGAGCAGCCCCGTACATCGGCCAAGGGCATGTCTTCGATGCCAACAAGTTCCATATTGAATAACACTAATAGCGAATTTCAAACCATATCAAAAAACG AATTAGAAGAAGAGTTGAACCGTTATAAGCGAGCAG TGTTGGGCGGCACAAGCGGCACCGCCGTCGGTAGTTCGGCGCTCACCAGCAGCTATGGTACCGCAGCCACCACCGGCGCTGGTGGCCTACCATCATCGCTTACCTCCACACTGCCGAATGGCGCTAGCGCCATGTCAGCCGCATTAGTTGGTAGTGGAGGCAGCGGCGGTGTTGGTGTTGGCGTTAGTGCAGGTGGTGGCAGCAGTGTCGGCAGTGGGGGTGGTAGTGGCGGCAGTGGTCCaggcggtggcggcggcggcggtggtgtTATGGGCCTCTCATCTATATCAGCGCTGGTGCCCAACTCCATTGGCGGTATATCGTCGAGTTTGAGCAGTCATGCCATACAATCGATGAATACGGCCGCGTCCGCCTATGGCGCTGGTCCCACGTCCGTTGAGAAACTGCTAAGCGGAACAAGTGGAATCGCTGGCGGCATTCCACCATTGCCGGTAAATATTCATACGATGAAGTCTATGCCATCAGCATTAAGTCag cGTGGCACAATACAACTGTATAATTTGCAGAGCACAACCATGCCCATCTTGTCGTTGAACGCGCATAACATACCGACCGGTACGAGCAGTTACTCGGCACTGGGGCTAAGTGGTGCCGGCACTGTTGGAGTGCCGTCGCTGGGCTCGTCGCTGACACACCCCGCCTTGGGTAATATGCTCGATACGAGTACCCTGCTCGGCACTACTGGTTTGTCGGGTTTGAGCGGAGTGGGGGGCGCTTCTTCGTTGTATGGATTGGGCGCTGGCCCCGGCATTGGTGGTTTGAGTGGAATTACCAGTGGTCTACCTAATTCTTATGTCCCACCCTTCATTGACGTGGGCTCGAGCACCTCATATCCCTACTCGTCGGCTGCATTGCGTACTgctacaaaaatgaaaatgctCGATGAGATTGATATACCGTTGACACGTTATGGAAATCGCAGCTCGCCGTGCTCACCGATACCGCCCAGCACGTGGGGACTCGATGAGTTCACTGATGGTTTGAGTGCTTCAATGTTACATAATCGTGGCAATTTGGCGTTGGGGGCATTGGATTTGGAAA CGCGAAATCATAATTTAAATGGCGTTAGTGAACCACAAGTAGACATGTTGGACATACCGGGCAAGGGACGGTGCTGCGTCTTCATAGCGCGTTTTCCATACGATCCACCAGA GGAAGCTGAAGGTGAATTATCGCTTTGCGCTGGTGATTATTTACTCGTTTGGACGAGCGGCGAACCACAAGGCGGCTATTTAGATGCCGAATTGCTAGATGGTCGGCGAGGTCTAGTGCCTGCCTCGTTTGTGCAACGTTTGATTG GTGATGATCTTTTGGAATTCCATCAAGCAGTACTGTCGACTTTGCGTGACGCCGAGGATGGCTCTATGCAATGTGACACTACTTCGTTGCCCTCGCTGCCACCTCACAACCCTTTGCTCACACACACCCAGGAGGACTTGGCACGCTTGAGTGAGACGCACACAGATTTGGAACACGATCAAGATGACATAAGTGATAATG TTCCAGCACCGAAGCACTTAACGTTGGAGCGCCAGCTAAATAAAAGTGTGCTTATCGGTTGGTCACCACCAGAACCAGTAGGCTATAATCTCATTGACAGCTATCATGTCTATGTGGACGGCGTCCTGAAAGTAACGGTAAAGGCCAATGAGCGGACACGAGCGCTTATAGAGGGCGTAGACTCAAACagg CCACATCGTATCAGCGTGCGTAGTGTTACACAGAATCGACAGACATCACGCGATGCAGCATGTACAATGATTATTGGACGCGACACCTCGCATTTAGGGCCTTCAGCGGTGCGAGCTTCGCACATTACGTGTTCATCGGCGGTCATATCATGGTTACCGGCCAACTCAAATCATCAGCATGTGGTGTGTGTGAATAATGTAGAAGTGCGTACGGTCAAACCGGGTGTCTATCGTCACACCATTACCGGGCTGGCCCCGAGCACACAATATCGAGTCACAGTGCGGGCTAAACACTTGCGAGCAGCGGGTGGTCAACCTACACCAGGACGTCCGCAGGAGGAAGCACCGGGTGCGTATGCTGATTTCCGTACGTTGACTAAGGGCTTGCCCGACCCGCCACAG GATATCCAACTTGAGGCTGGTCCTCAAGATGGTACCATTTTGGTGACATGGCAGCCGGTTAACCGGCCAACATCTTCTGGCCCCGTAACCGGCTATGCTGTGTACGCCGATGGTAAGAAGGTAACAGACATTAACTCACCAACTGGGGATCATGCGCTCATCGATATCGGCAAACTGGGCGTATTTAATCCACGTGCGGTCACCATACGCACCAAATCGCGAGACGCACAATCAGCCGATAGCGCACCCATACTAATACCAA ATACTGTGCGCAGTGCAGTAGGTCGTCGAGGGCCTCAACAAATGGGCATGGGTCCGCAACAAATGCAACCCGGCACCCATGGCATGCCCGGTCAAATGAACATGCCCGGCCAACCGcttcagcagcagcaacatatGATGGGCCAAGATCCGAATCAATATGACCCAAATCAACAAATGCAACacggacaacaacaacaaaccggACAACAACAAGGGCAGCCAGGACAACAG CCTGACGGAAGCCATGGCTTATTAGGTGGGCTGCTCGGTGGCCTCTTCTCAAAACCCACTACTCAGAGTCAAGTGAATCAGAATGTCAAT GGCTATCAGCCGGGCACGGGGCAGCGGCCCATGATGCAGGGGCGACCACCTGGTCCGCAGATGATGGGTGGACAACAACCTGGTCAGCAGCCTTATGGTCCACAGGGGCAAATGGGTGCACAACAACGTTTCCCCGGCCAACGTGGTCCCGCTCCGGGGCAGATGCAAGGACAAATGCCTGGTCAATTGCAGGGGCAGATGCAAGGTCAAGGCCAAATGCCTGGGCAAATGCAGGGTCAAATAGCCGGCCAGATGCAGGGTCAAATGCCCATACAAATGCAAGGTCAAATGGCCGGACAAATGCAAGGTGCTATGGGTCCTCGAGGCCCACTAAatccacaacaacaaatgcagcaacagcaacagcaacatcagcagcagcaacaacagcagggACAGATGGGTATGGGCCCTGGACAACAACCattaaatcaacaacaacaacaattggcgGCACAAAAGAAACCACGTTATTTCGTCGCTATGTTCGACTATGACCCAAGCACAATGAGTCCAAATCCAGATGGATGCGACGAAGAACTGCCATTCCAAGAAGGTGACACAATCAAG GTTTATGGCGACAAAGACGCCGATGGCTTTTATTGGGGTGAACTTCGCGGGCGTCGTGGCTACGTACCGCACAATATGGTAACGGAAGTGGATGATGGTACCGGTGGTATGGGCCCAATGCCGGGCGGACCTCCGCAGCCTGGTGGTCCGGGTCAAGTTATGCCCGGACAGGGTGGGCCCCAACAAAGTATGCGTAATGTAAGTCGGGACCGTTGGGGTGATATCTATGCAAACATGCCGGTGAAACGTATGATCGCGCTGTATGATTATGATCCGCAAGAGCTGAGTCCGAATGTGGACGCGGAA CAGGTGGAATTGAGCTTCAAAACGGGTGAGGTAATACTCGTTTATGGTGATATGGATGAAGATGGTTTCTATATGGGAGAACTGGACGGTATACGTGGTCTTGTGCCGTCAAATTTCCTCGCCGAAGCACCCGATCAGTACAACAATCAAATGGGACCAGCAGGACGTGGTGGCCTAAGTCAACGGGGTAGAGGACAAGGCCCCGGCGCCAGAGGGCCTCCGCCACCGCCCAGAGATAACATGATGCCCGGCATGACTGGGCAACGCGGTTCCATAGGCAAAA ATGCTCGCCCTGCTTCCCCTACACTGTTAGACAACACGGGCCTCCCTGCCCCCGATCACCAAACGCAG GGGATGATCGGTCGCGGTGGTAATGTTGgtatgcaacaacaacttcaacaacaacaaccatatgGTCAGCAACAggcacagcagcagcaacaacaaatgggtATGGGTCAAATGGGGCAACAACAGCAGGGCATGATggggcaacagcaacaacagccgaTGGGTGGACAAATGGGCCAAATGAACGCTATGGGTCAGATGGGGCAGATGAcgccacaacagcaacagcaacagcagcagcagcagcaacaacaacaacagcagcaacagcaacaacaaatgggtATGGGCGGGCAGATGGGACAAATGGGCCAAATGGGTGCGATGGGGCAACAACAGCAGCCCGGCATGATGGGCGGCCAACAACAAATGGGCATGGGCGGTATGGCggggcaacaacaacagcagccgcCCGTAACGACTCAGTCATCTGGTGGTCTATTCTCCGGTGCTACAAGCCTACTCTCAGGTGCTACTTCGGCTGCCACCGGTGGTCTATTTGGTTCGAAACAACCACCGAAACAAGATCCAATGCAACCACCAGTCGGTGCGCAGCCAATGCAGCCAGGCCAACAACAGCCACCGCCGCAAGGACAACAGCCTCCGCCACAGGGTCAGGGACCAGGGGCGGGGCTGTTGGGCGGACTAAAAGGTATTGCAGCGGCGGCGCCCGGTGGGGATGTGCTTTCAAAAGGCAAAGATCTCTTCGGAAAATTCGGATTCGGCTTTGGCAAATAA